From a single Miscanthus floridulus cultivar M001 chromosome 8, ASM1932011v1, whole genome shotgun sequence genomic region:
- the LOC136473422 gene encoding uncharacterized protein has translation MAAHSEHPPSPAEPQPQAPPAPTTIRDLSDDLLREILLRLPSLPSLVRAALTCRAFLAAVRSSPAFRRRFRALHPAPLLGFFFDPDGNENPTFTPIRRGSDRDHAAAVRGLDAFLTRVPHQNDDDVFPGWQIMECRGGCLLLLNWRTKQFAAYNPLTGALDLVPKLPDEISKGHRGKFISGDFFLVVPDDEAPDRRSFRVVSSCHDKSRVRVAVFSSTTRKWQILPWSEPVPTQPASGKYWLLSGNQVNGFLCWSHHKNAYKVLLDTATLQFSFIDLPHGLSGQGHLYRTGDTKDGKLCIVAAIDFTLFVWFRTPDADGVDKWVLQNVLQMEEEVLEATEGERDELEQLKVFAIRDGIVYMTTFETFRDATLPCWYLSFCLETRKLEKLFYVKADGHAHPYFMPWPTSLVEVEHPAEVEREKLVNDDDTEIITTLGAIKRSVKAV, from the exons ATGGCCGCCCATTCTGAGCACCCGCCGTCACCGGCGGAACCGCAACCGCAAGCACCGCCCGCCCCCACCACCATACGCGACCTCTCCGACGACCTCCTGCGCGAGATACTCCTCCGCCTCCCGTCCCTCCCTTCGCTCGTCCGCGCCGCCCTCACCTGCCGCGCCTTCCTCGCCGCCGTCCGCTCCTCCCCCGCCTTCCGCCGCCGTTTCCGCGCGCTGCACCCGGCCCCTCTCCTCGGCTTCTTCTTCGACCCCGACGGCAATGAAAACCCCACCTTCACGCCCATCCGCCGCGGCTCCGACCGGGACCACGCGGCCGCCGTCCGCGGCCTCGACGCCTTCCTCACCCGCGTCCCGCACCAGAACGACGACGACGTCTTCCCCGGATGGCAGATAATGGAGTGCCGCGGCGGCTGCCTTCTCCTCCTCAACTGGAGAACCAAGCAGTTCGCCGCCTACAACCCCCTCACCGGGGCCTTGGATCTCGTCCCCAAGCTGCCTGATGAGATCTCCAAAGGACACCGCGGCAAGTTCATCTCCGGTGATTTCTTCCTGGTCGTCCCCGACGACGAGGCTCCCGACAGGCGTTCGTTCCGCGTGGTCTCCTCCTGCCACGACAAGTCTCGGGTGCGCGTTGCCGTCTTCTCGTCGACCACCAGGAAGTGGCAGATTCTCCCCTGGTCGGAGCCTGTGCCGACACAGCCGGCGAGTGGCAAGTACTGGCTTCTCTCGGGGAATCAGGTGAATGGGTTCCTGTGCTGGTCACACCATAAGAATGCCTACAAGGTGTTGCTGGACACTGCGACGCTGCAATTCTCGTTCATCGATCTGCCGCATGGCTTGAGTGGGCAAGGCCACCTCTACAGGACTGGGGATACAAAGGATGGGAAGCTCTGCATCGTGGCCGCGATCGATTTCACACTCTTCGTTTGGTTCCGGACACCAGATGCTGATGGTGTTGACAAGTGGGTGCTTCAAAATGTGTTGCAGATGGAGGAAGAGGTtcttgaggccaccgagggcgaacgGGATGAACTTGAACAGCTTAAAGTGTTTGCAATTCGGGACGGTATTGTGTACATGACGACATTTGAGACATTTAGAGATGCTACTTTGCCTTGTTGGTACCTATCCTTCTGCCTGGAAACAAGGAAGCTGGAAAAGCTCTTTTATGTAAAAGCTGATGGCCATGCTCATCCCTACTTCATGCCATGGCCTACTTCTTTAGTAG AAGTGGAGCATCCTGCTGAAGTAGAAAGAGAAAAGTTGGTCAATGACGACGACACAGAGATTATCACGACACTTGGCGCAATCAAGAGATCAGTGAAAGCTGTGTAg